A portion of the Edaphobacter lichenicola genome contains these proteins:
- a CDS encoding YqjF family protein: MMPNILSTVAHRPYELPSGKWRMAQRWNDLLFAHWPIATDVMAHLLPTGLEVDSFDGYAWAGVVPFWMDQVRTRAVGERCATVPGTASFCELNLRTYVRSRVTGLRGVFFFSLDAASALAVLGARTLFHLPYFLASMKRKSTSDGSIEYSSERLLSRLSVRFEANYRSLGEVAPSAEGTLEHFLTERYCLFTPHGGRVLVGHIHHLPWPLQAAEAEIRINELPAAHGIALPDRAPVLHFARELHVYIWSLREDL; the protein is encoded by the coding sequence ATGATGCCTAATATCCTGAGTACCGTGGCGCACCGCCCCTACGAGCTGCCGTCGGGGAAGTGGAGGATGGCGCAGCGGTGGAACGATCTACTCTTTGCGCACTGGCCGATCGCGACCGACGTGATGGCGCACCTGTTGCCGACAGGGCTTGAGGTAGACAGCTTCGACGGCTATGCGTGGGCAGGAGTGGTGCCGTTTTGGATGGACCAGGTGCGTACCAGAGCGGTGGGAGAGCGATGCGCTACAGTACCGGGAACAGCTTCCTTCTGCGAGTTGAATCTGCGGACCTACGTCAGGTCAAGGGTCACGGGACTGCGCGGAGTCTTCTTTTTCTCGTTGGATGCGGCGAGCGCACTGGCAGTTCTCGGAGCGCGTACGCTCTTTCACCTGCCATATTTTCTGGCGAGCATGAAGAGGAAGAGCACATCCGATGGGTCGATTGAATACTCCAGCGAACGACTTCTGAGCCGACTCAGCGTCCGCTTCGAAGCAAACTACCGGAGTCTGGGCGAGGTCGCGCCGAGCGCGGAGGGGACATTGGAGCACTTTTTAACCGAACGCTATTGTCTGTTCACGCCGCATGGTGGACGAGTGCTGGTTGGGCATATTCACCATCTGCCGTGGCCGTTGCAGGCGGCGGAGGCAGAGATTCGCATCAACGAGCTGCCTGCTGCACATGGCATCGCATTGCCCGACCGAGCGCCCGTGCTGCACTTCGCGCGAGAGCTGCACGTCTACATCTGGTCACTTCGCGAAGACCTTTAG
- the coaD gene encoding pantetheine-phosphate adenylyltransferase gives MHTVKAIYPGTFDPLTNGHLDLISRGAKIVDHLVVAILRNSEKGTPLFTVPEREEMIFEATRSFGNVSVTTFDGLLVEFARQQGAKAVLRGIRAISDYEYEFQMAMMNRKLDPELETLFMMPAEKYTYVSSRLIKGVFQLGGDVTALVPPLVVERLKAKVPNQRK, from the coding sequence ATGCATACCGTAAAGGCGATCTACCCTGGAACCTTCGACCCGCTTACAAATGGCCATCTCGACCTGATCTCGCGCGGGGCAAAGATTGTCGATCATCTGGTAGTTGCGATTCTTCGCAACTCGGAGAAGGGAACTCCGCTATTTACGGTTCCCGAGCGCGAGGAGATGATCTTTGAGGCGACCCGCAGCTTCGGGAACGTCTCTGTGACCACGTTTGATGGACTATTGGTCGAATTTGCCCGCCAGCAGGGAGCAAAGGCTGTTCTGCGAGGCATCCGCGCCATCAGCGACTACGAGTATGAGTTTCAGATGGCAATGATGAACCGTAAGCTCGATCCGGAGCTCGAAACACTGTTCATGATGCCTGCGGAGAAGTACACCTACGTCAGTTCGCGGCTGATAAAAGGAGTGTTTCAGCTGGGTGGCGATGTTACGGCGCTGGTTCCACCGCTGGTTGTCGAACGCCTGAAGGCGAAGGTCCCAAATCAGCGTAAATAG
- a CDS encoding GAF domain-containing protein: MPDTKLLDRLRAIVAQDLDRPVTAKYIADAIRAAGPYRWVGLYDVDYRRGMVMNIAWSGYSAPASPGFPTTEGITSRAIAEGRTINVGDVAKDTGYLTVFDSTKSEIIVPVLDRDDRAIGTLDVESEHLNAFDAESQALLEECSHLLEDFWTNAE; encoded by the coding sequence GTGCCGGATACCAAACTTCTCGACAGGCTGAGAGCTATCGTCGCTCAGGACTTGGACCGTCCCGTCACGGCGAAGTACATCGCCGATGCGATTCGAGCTGCGGGACCGTATCGCTGGGTGGGGCTGTATGACGTGGACTATCGTCGCGGCATGGTCATGAACATTGCATGGAGCGGGTACAGCGCACCAGCCAGTCCAGGATTTCCCACGACCGAAGGCATCACTTCAAGAGCGATCGCTGAAGGAAGAACCATTAATGTGGGAGATGTGGCCAAGGACACAGGCTATCTGACTGTGTTCGATAGCACCAAATCAGAGATTATTGTCCCGGTTCTGGACCGCGATGATCGAGCGATCGGCACTTTGGATGTAGAAAGCGAGCATCTGAATGCATTTGACGCGGAATCTCAGGCGCTGCTCGAAGAGTGCTCCCATCTGCTCGAAGATTTTTGGACGAACGCCGAATAA
- a CDS encoding FAD-dependent thymidylate synthase — translation MSESQKPSSPANEPIDHPIPASETDVYAIHGADPEVLAYAMAKYSRSSLTMKESLAEISSQRAEQFLNTFYFAYGHRSIADLAHIPFAIERLSLLAAIELVDEQRWDGQERSTRYQNFRRSGWFTPALGSETPKFTAAVEALFSNYEKISSGMLAALKAAIPQPESMKPEAYERTLKARAFDVARYLLPLATNTSLGQIVNARTLETQVSRLLTSDFAEVRQLGEKLRTAASEPAWNVQHAAAEVLCEEIASLDADCGERVHEAFLRPVKTAPTLVKYAAPNDYQRQTRSELAHAAATLMGSQPIAAAPLVDLLDGDEPLEIELATSLLYPHCHYPYRQVRHQVAALSANQRGEITSLGAKHRGRHDELLRSFSSGHSLRFDILMDIGGFRDMHRHRRCVQLLQRYTDLHGYDEPICPGQPTLAEAGLEAAYTAALDSAYATYRQLRDSGVQEAVQSAQYCLPLATRCRSLFKMDFAEALYISELRSGVAGHFSYRRVAWEMYREVARKHPSLAQYFRIEDVHEPVDLLRR, via the coding sequence ATGTCAGAGAGCCAGAAGCCTTCCTCCCCGGCGAACGAGCCGATCGATCACCCTATTCCTGCCAGCGAGACCGACGTCTACGCCATCCACGGTGCTGACCCCGAAGTCCTCGCCTACGCGATGGCCAAGTACTCCCGCTCGTCTCTCACCATGAAGGAGTCTCTCGCCGAGATCAGCTCCCAGCGCGCCGAGCAGTTTCTCAATACGTTCTACTTTGCCTACGGGCACCGCTCCATCGCCGACCTCGCCCACATTCCCTTTGCCATCGAGCGCCTGTCTTTGCTCGCCGCCATCGAGCTCGTCGACGAGCAGCGGTGGGACGGTCAGGAGCGCTCCACCCGCTATCAGAACTTCCGCCGCTCCGGCTGGTTTACTCCCGCGCTAGGTTCCGAGACACCTAAATTTACCGCCGCCGTCGAGGCTCTCTTCTCGAACTACGAGAAGATCAGCTCCGGCATGCTCGCTGCCCTCAAGGCCGCGATCCCCCAGCCCGAATCGATGAAGCCGGAGGCTTACGAGCGCACCCTCAAGGCCCGCGCCTTCGACGTTGCCCGCTACCTTCTTCCGCTTGCAACCAATACCTCGCTCGGCCAGATCGTCAATGCCCGCACCCTCGAAACGCAGGTCTCTCGCTTGCTTACCAGCGACTTCGCCGAAGTCCGTCAGCTCGGCGAAAAGCTTCGCACCGCTGCCTCCGAGCCTGCATGGAACGTCCAGCACGCTGCTGCCGAGGTTCTCTGCGAAGAGATTGCCTCTCTTGATGCCGACTGCGGCGAGCGCGTCCACGAAGCTTTTCTTCGCCCGGTTAAGACGGCGCCCACGCTGGTCAAATATGCAGCGCCCAACGACTACCAGCGCCAGACTCGCAGCGAACTCGCCCACGCCGCTGCAACCCTGATGGGCAGTCAGCCTATCGCCGCCGCGCCGCTAGTCGATCTCCTCGATGGCGACGAGCCGCTGGAGATCGAACTTGCCACCTCGCTCCTCTACCCGCACTGCCACTACCCCTACCGCCAAGTCCGCCACCAGGTCGCAGCGCTTAGCGCCAACCAGCGCGGCGAGATCACGAGCCTGGGCGCAAAGCACCGCGGCCGCCACGACGAACTCCTGCGCAGCTTCTCCTCCGGCCACAGCCTGCGCTTCGATATCCTCATGGACATTGGCGGCTTCCGCGACATGCACCGCCATCGTCGCTGCGTCCAACTTCTTCAACGTTACACCGACCTCCACGGCTACGACGAACCCATCTGCCCCGGCCAGCCCACGCTCGCCGAAGCCGGCCTCGAAGCTGCCTACACGGCGGCGCTTGACTCGGCTTACGCTACTTATCGCCAACTCCGCGACAGCGGTGTCCAGGAAGCCGTGCAATCCGCGCAGTACTGTCTGCCGCTAGCGACTCGTTGCCGGTCTCTCTTCAAGATGGACTTCGCCGAAGCCCTCTACATCTCCGAACTGCGCAGCGGTGTCGCTGGACACTTCAGCTACCGCCGCGTCGCCTGGGAGATGTATCGAGAGGTTGCTCGCAAGCATCCGTCGCTCGCACAGTACTTTCGCATCGAAGACGTCCATGAACCAGTAGATCTTCTTCGGCGATAG
- a CDS encoding GNAT family N-acetyltransferase has translation MLSTSVEARHLKGIEVEAAHVFHIRDRSAILRMRETLIHLSARCGQTGAMDYLEYFLTSTENLKKAPYLVLLATRSDVNVFELEAKDLVAAVLIYEYKAMGFYSRVFSTSDFNGSRAVIAPAADRARVCAMVCRYLMERGAQIVMLTFAGDEDETNPEWFANAVGGDKKFLWTTQTREVGATIVLEKTLDETLAAMGKHTRRNLRYYRRKAETELMCSFESDAKSSLSMAQMVELNQTSTHPVTFTTLERRYRTMRALDGLFCVGVRTPDGQWISLLGGRRHHGVSEIAWQMNRGGLDKFSVGTVIRAYLLEHEISIGTNRLSFEGGTSHSMRHAFISEKAIDIVVKKRSAFVFVLRRSAQWRSPNKNFLLQTLVNPALRWDLR, from the coding sequence ATGTTGTCGACAAGTGTTGAAGCAAGGCATCTCAAGGGTATTGAAGTGGAAGCCGCGCACGTCTTTCATATACGCGACCGCAGTGCGATTCTGCGTATGCGAGAGACACTGATCCATCTAAGCGCACGCTGCGGTCAGACCGGCGCGATGGACTACCTGGAATACTTTCTGACATCGACAGAGAATCTGAAGAAAGCTCCGTATCTTGTGCTGCTCGCGACTCGGTCGGACGTGAATGTGTTCGAACTTGAGGCCAAAGATCTGGTAGCCGCGGTCTTGATCTACGAATATAAAGCGATGGGGTTTTATTCGAGAGTCTTCAGCACGAGCGACTTCAATGGCAGCCGCGCTGTCATCGCGCCTGCAGCCGACAGGGCCAGGGTCTGTGCGATGGTGTGCCGCTATTTGATGGAGCGGGGCGCGCAGATTGTGATGCTGACCTTTGCGGGAGATGAGGACGAGACCAACCCCGAGTGGTTTGCCAACGCAGTGGGGGGCGACAAAAAGTTCTTGTGGACGACGCAGACCCGCGAAGTAGGCGCAACCATTGTGCTGGAGAAGACATTGGATGAGACGCTGGCCGCGATGGGAAAACATACGCGACGCAATCTTCGCTACTACCGCCGAAAGGCGGAAACAGAGCTGATGTGCTCCTTTGAGAGCGACGCGAAGAGTTCGCTGAGCATGGCACAGATGGTTGAATTGAACCAGACCTCCACCCATCCGGTGACGTTCACGACGCTGGAGCGGCGTTACAGAACAATGAGAGCGCTCGATGGGCTGTTCTGCGTCGGAGTGAGGACACCGGACGGACAGTGGATCAGCCTGCTGGGCGGTCGCAGACACCATGGCGTTTCGGAGATTGCATGGCAGATGAACCGCGGAGGGCTGGACAAGTTCTCGGTCGGAACGGTGATACGAGCCTACCTGCTCGAACACGAGATCTCGATTGGGACGAACAGACTGTCGTTTGAAGGCGGGACCTCCCATTCGATGCGGCATGCCTTTATCTCCGAGAAGGCGATCGATATCGTGGTGAAGAAGCGGTCGGCTTTTGTCTTTGTGCTTCGCCGGTCCGCCCAGTGGCGGAGCCCGAATAAGAATTTTTTGCTGCAGACCCTGGTAAATCCCGCGCTGCGGTGGGACCTTCGCTGA
- the fabG gene encoding 3-oxoacyl-[acyl-carrier-protein] reductase, producing the protein MSILAGRIALVTGASQGIGRACALELAHSGATLALAARNLDKLAEVAAEIAAAGGTAHTFALDVSSEESIKECAKSVIAQCGGVNILVNNAGITRDMLALRMKRKDWDDVLTTNLTGAFLMTQAVMSQMVKNRWGRIINVTSVVGEVGQAGQANYAASKAGLIGLTKSLARELASRSITVNAVAPGFIETAMTSVLTDEQKSANAQFIPLGRVGTDVEVAHAVAFLASEEASYITGHTLDVNGGMHMG; encoded by the coding sequence ATGAGCATTCTCGCAGGCCGCATCGCATTGGTTACAGGAGCATCGCAGGGAATCGGGCGCGCGTGTGCGCTGGAGTTAGCACATTCGGGGGCAACCTTGGCGCTGGCGGCAAGGAATCTTGACAAGTTGGCAGAGGTCGCCGCGGAGATCGCCGCAGCGGGCGGTACCGCACACACGTTTGCGCTGGATGTATCGAGCGAAGAGTCCATCAAAGAGTGTGCCAAGTCTGTCATCGCACAGTGCGGCGGCGTCAATATCCTGGTCAACAACGCAGGCATCACCCGGGACATGCTGGCGCTGCGGATGAAGCGGAAGGATTGGGATGATGTGCTGACAACCAACCTCACAGGAGCCTTTCTGATGACCCAGGCCGTGATGTCGCAGATGGTAAAGAACCGCTGGGGAAGGATCATCAACGTTACCTCGGTCGTAGGAGAGGTCGGACAAGCGGGTCAGGCCAACTACGCAGCCTCGAAGGCTGGGTTGATCGGGCTGACGAAGTCGCTGGCGCGGGAGTTGGCGAGCCGTTCGATCACAGTGAATGCCGTGGCACCCGGATTTATCGAGACCGCGATGACCTCTGTGCTGACGGATGAGCAGAAGTCGGCGAATGCGCAGTTCATTCCGCTGGGACGGGTCGGAACCGATGTCGAGGTAGCACACGCCGTTGCTTTCCTGGCGTCCGAAGAAGCTAGTTACATTACCGGACATACCCTGGATGTAAACGGTGGTATGCACATGGGGTGA
- a CDS encoding helix-turn-helix domain-containing protein: MNIGTTIRGYRLQKGMSQGDIEKRTGLLRCYLSRVENGHTVPSLETLQKIARALDLQLSEFFAEETIAKEMSGLNLGEDEIRFLTQVQRYSAHLSESDRRLLLAMVRKFAQTTLT; the protein is encoded by the coding sequence ATGAATATTGGCACGACGATACGCGGATACCGCCTGCAAAAAGGCATGTCGCAGGGCGACATCGAGAAGCGCACCGGTCTGTTGCGCTGCTACCTTTCGCGGGTGGAGAACGGCCACACGGTGCCGTCGCTCGAGACCTTGCAGAAGATTGCGCGGGCGCTGGATCTCCAACTCTCCGAGTTCTTCGCCGAGGAGACCATTGCGAAGGAGATGTCGGGGCTGAATCTCGGCGAAGATGAGATCCGGTTCCTGACGCAGGTGCAGCGGTACTCGGCGCACCTGTCAGAGAGCGACCGAAGGCTGCTGCTGGCGATGGTGCGTAAGTTTGCTCAGACGACTCTCACTTAG
- a CDS encoding RcnB family protein, whose translation MRLVKKAVALSTLAVTFSVGFAFAQDHDHYVRHDEWKKGSHIQKEDWNRGEKVDYRHYHLQEPPRGYEWRQVDGNYVLAAAATGVIATAIVASTVH comes from the coding sequence ATGAGACTTGTTAAAAAAGCTGTAGCACTCTCAACTCTGGCCGTCACTTTTAGCGTCGGCTTCGCTTTTGCGCAGGACCACGACCATTATGTGCGCCATGACGAGTGGAAGAAAGGCTCGCATATTCAAAAAGAAGATTGGAATCGCGGCGAAAAAGTTGACTATCGTCACTATCACCTGCAGGAACCGCCGCGTGGTTACGAGTGGCGCCAAGTGGATGGCAACTACGTTCTTGCCGCAGCAGCGACAGGCGTAATTGCAACTGCCATTGTGGCTTCAACAGTTCACTAA
- a CDS encoding rhomboid family intramembrane serine protease, producing the protein MSSSPPSQGEVLPPHPGSAAPIPDYEREVDRPNSRERGWNILATPGTYILLGINILVFCYMVFHGVSPSSPTRDQLLYFGATNAERILHGQWYRLLTATFVHVGLLHIATNMWCLWNLGLLGEPLLGPFGLVAVYVITGIAGNLLGLFSSVWHQSYESVGAGASGAVFGIAGILIVLLSNKKLPIPAFELNRLRRSVIQFAVLNLIIGIGANFTSIVRIDNHAHIGGFLSGLALGVPLVPRMTSGRTRYLARQKLTFAAAAFALVLFAYFITKLR; encoded by the coding sequence ATGTCCTCCTCCCCTCCATCTCAAGGCGAAGTTCTTCCACCGCACCCCGGCAGCGCTGCGCCTATCCCTGACTACGAGCGCGAGGTCGACCGTCCCAACTCCCGCGAGCGCGGATGGAACATCCTGGCCACCCCAGGTACCTACATCCTGCTCGGAATCAATATCCTCGTCTTCTGCTACATGGTTTTTCATGGCGTGTCTCCCAGTAGTCCAACGCGAGACCAACTCCTTTACTTCGGCGCGACCAACGCGGAGCGGATTTTGCACGGTCAGTGGTACCGTCTGCTCACCGCGACCTTTGTCCATGTTGGGCTGCTCCATATCGCGACCAACATGTGGTGTCTGTGGAACCTCGGTCTGCTTGGCGAACCGCTGCTTGGCCCATTCGGCCTGGTCGCGGTCTATGTGATCACGGGCATCGCCGGCAACCTGCTCGGCCTCTTCTCGAGCGTGTGGCATCAAAGTTACGAGTCGGTCGGCGCCGGCGCCTCCGGTGCGGTCTTCGGGATCGCCGGCATCCTGATCGTGCTGCTCTCGAACAAAAAGCTTCCGATCCCGGCCTTCGAGCTGAACCGTCTTCGCCGTTCGGTCATCCAGTTCGCGGTTTTGAACCTGATCATCGGCATCGGCGCCAACTTCACCAGTATCGTTCGTATCGACAACCATGCGCACATTGGCGGATTTCTCAGCGGACTGGCGTTGGGCGTTCCGCTGGTTCCGCGGATGACCTCCGGCCGTACCCGGTACCTCGCGCGACAGAAGCTCACCTTCGCTGCTGCTGCTTTTGCGCTTGTTCTCTTTGCCTACTTCATCACGAAGCTGCGGTAG
- a CDS encoding Spy/CpxP family protein refolding chaperone, translating into MRLKPLLSLVLFATLSGTFLGTLLVAQQPGPPVGPGSSGGKMGQDRGGWGGGEGMRGGLRVGPPGIWWHNADLIQKLNLTPDQQKKMDDILQQSKLQLIDLRANVEKQEVLMEPMLAANPPDTNKILAQIDHTAQARAELEKANAKMLLGIRNVLTPDQWTKLQAERRDRRGMRMRGGPDGQGGPGAPPNPAGPGGGGEGMD; encoded by the coding sequence ATGCGCTTGAAGCCTCTACTCTCGCTTGTTTTATTTGCAACTCTCTCCGGAACTTTCCTGGGAACGTTACTGGTCGCGCAGCAACCTGGACCGCCTGTAGGGCCCGGATCCTCCGGCGGAAAGATGGGGCAGGATCGCGGCGGATGGGGAGGTGGCGAAGGAATGCGCGGCGGTCTTCGCGTCGGGCCTCCAGGCATCTGGTGGCATAATGCGGACCTCATCCAGAAGCTGAACCTCACCCCTGACCAGCAGAAGAAGATGGACGACATCCTGCAACAGAGCAAGCTCCAGTTGATCGACCTCCGGGCCAATGTCGAAAAGCAGGAGGTTCTGATGGAGCCGATGCTCGCAGCCAATCCACCGGACACCAACAAGATCCTCGCGCAGATCGATCACACCGCGCAGGCTCGCGCTGAGCTTGAAAAGGCCAACGCCAAGATGCTGCTTGGCATCCGCAACGTGCTCACGCCGGACCAGTGGACCAAGCTGCAGGCCGAAAGACGCGACCGCCGAGGCATGAGGATGCGTGGTGGACCAGACGGGCAGGGCGGTCCTGGTGCCCCGCCAAATCCCGCCGGTCCTGGCGGTGGTGGCGAGGGGATGGACTAA
- a CDS encoding RNA polymerase sigma factor, whose translation MPSHAITSDSLSVAHQPSIQASATPLDDMDAIVAAYEQRIFRFHLISIRDRDVAQTLTQDTFVRAWSARSSFRGDCSISTWLMRIALNLVRDHTRTDRFRFWKKVSETAIDVSDISSHVPHRDSSLESRLIASEQMAIVWDSVAQLSDRQRSIFLLRFLEELELSEIASITGLPISTVKTHLYRALATIRARHNATLKDSL comes from the coding sequence ATGCCATCACACGCCATCACTTCCGATAGTCTCTCCGTCGCGCACCAGCCATCGATCCAGGCCTCGGCAACGCCACTGGACGATATGGATGCGATCGTTGCCGCGTATGAACAGCGAATCTTCCGCTTCCATCTCATCTCGATCCGTGACCGCGATGTGGCGCAGACACTCACCCAGGACACCTTCGTCCGGGCCTGGTCGGCGCGCAGCAGCTTTCGCGGCGATTGCTCCATCTCGACGTGGCTCATGCGGATCGCCCTGAACCTGGTCCGAGATCACACCCGAACCGACCGATTTCGCTTCTGGAAGAAAGTCTCGGAGACGGCCATCGATGTATCTGACATCTCCTCGCACGTTCCTCATCGCGACAGCTCGCTCGAGTCACGTCTCATCGCCAGCGAGCAGATGGCGATCGTGTGGGATAGCGTCGCACAGCTCTCAGATCGTCAACGGAGCATTTTCCTTCTCCGCTTCCTGGAAGAGCTCGAACTCTCCGAGATTGCCAGCATCACCGGCCTGCCAATCAGCACCGTCAAGACCCATCTTTATCGCGCACTCGCCACCATCCGGGCCCGCCATAATGCCACCCTTAAGGATTCCCTATGA
- the recA gene encoding recombinase RecA — protein MADDRSKAIELALSGLEKQFGKGSIMRLGSKDVVPISVISTGSISFDAALGVGGVPRGRVIEIFGPESSGKTTITLQIIAEAQKSGGLAAFVDAEHALDPAYAAKLGVDIDNLLVSQPDYGEQALEIVEALVRSNAIDVLVVDSVAALVPKAELDGEMGDSHMGLQARLMSQALRKLTGTVSKSRTCLIFINQIREKIGVMFGNPETTTGGKALKFYSSVRIDIRRIGAVKDGDSVVGSRTKVKIVKNKVAAPFRDAEFDILYGEGISREGDVLDLAVLHNIVDKSGAWYSYQGERIGQGRENVRAFLKDNKDVFGRVDSELRKKLGISGVASADVPPVPADGPVQAKEAVKARK, from the coding sequence GTGGCAGATGACCGCAGCAAAGCAATAGAACTGGCCCTTTCCGGGCTGGAAAAACAGTTTGGCAAAGGTTCCATCATGCGGCTCGGCTCGAAGGATGTCGTGCCGATCTCGGTCATCTCTACCGGTTCCATCTCCTTCGATGCAGCCCTCGGAGTGGGCGGCGTCCCCCGCGGCCGCGTCATCGAGATCTTTGGCCCTGAGTCCTCGGGTAAGACCACCATCACCCTCCAGATCATCGCCGAGGCGCAGAAGTCTGGCGGCCTCGCTGCCTTCGTCGACGCAGAGCACGCGCTCGACCCCGCCTATGCGGCCAAACTTGGTGTCGACATCGACAACCTCCTCGTCAGCCAGCCCGACTACGGCGAACAGGCCCTCGAGATCGTTGAAGCCCTCGTCCGCTCGAACGCCATCGATGTCCTCGTGGTCGACTCGGTCGCCGCGCTCGTTCCGAAGGCTGAACTCGACGGCGAGATGGGCGACTCTCACATGGGCTTGCAGGCACGTCTGATGTCGCAGGCCCTGCGCAAGCTCACCGGAACCGTCTCCAAGTCGCGCACCTGCCTGATCTTCATCAACCAGATCCGCGAGAAGATCGGCGTCATGTTCGGCAACCCGGAGACCACCACCGGCGGTAAGGCGCTCAAGTTCTACTCGTCCGTTCGCATCGACATTCGCCGTATCGGCGCGGTCAAGGACGGCGATTCGGTCGTCGGCTCGCGCACCAAGGTCAAGATCGTCAAGAACAAGGTTGCTGCTCCCTTCCGTGACGCTGAGTTCGATATCCTCTACGGCGAGGGCATCTCTCGCGAGGGCGACGTGCTCGATCTCGCCGTCCTGCACAACATCGTCGATAAGAGCGGCGCCTGGTACAGCTACCAAGGCGAGCGCATCGGTCAGGGCCGCGAGAACGTACGGGCCTTCCTCAAGGACAACAAGGACGTCTTCGGTCGAGTCGACAGCGAACTTCGCAAGAAGCTCGGCATCTCCGGTGTCGCCTCAGCCGATGTGCCGCCAGTTCCCGCCGACGGTCCTGTACAAGCGAAGGAAGCCGTAAAGGCCAGAAAGTAA
- a CDS encoding class I SAM-dependent methyltransferase — MKDLIPKAGRAWSKVRWSLAQRGFAGTMKTALVRLRRKDTASDAKPRLHPFDVRYGVDTSGLIGGGDLRTGHKNDVFNTAYYGMAPSRFRQSIADWLSDRSHAAVADCSFIDLGCGKGRAIMLASEFPFRQVIGVELNPSLATIAKDNVTAWTAAGRGMCPVQVVCQDATEFVFPDGPCLLYLFNPFAAPVVKRLIESIRTEFATRPGKLDLIYFNPEAGHLLDTDEGFELRWTGSIPMSDEDTAADYVASADDLCSFYRWVGSRQNG, encoded by the coding sequence TTGAAAGACTTGATCCCCAAAGCTGGAAGGGCATGGTCGAAGGTGCGGTGGTCCCTGGCGCAGCGTGGTTTTGCCGGAACGATGAAAACCGCGCTCGTGCGATTGCGGCGAAAGGACACTGCCAGCGACGCCAAGCCGCGGCTGCATCCCTTCGATGTGCGATATGGCGTCGATACGAGCGGACTGATCGGCGGTGGCGATCTCCGGACGGGGCACAAAAATGATGTGTTCAACACCGCTTACTACGGAATGGCCCCCTCGCGCTTTCGCCAGTCCATTGCTGACTGGCTCTCCGACCGAAGCCATGCTGCAGTTGCGGACTGCAGCTTCATCGATCTGGGATGCGGGAAGGGCCGCGCCATCATGCTGGCCTCGGAGTTTCCGTTTCGACAGGTAATCGGGGTCGAGTTGAATCCTTCGCTCGCAACGATCGCCAAAGATAATGTCACAGCGTGGACCGCCGCAGGCCGAGGGATGTGCCCGGTGCAGGTCGTATGTCAGGATGCAACCGAGTTCGTATTTCCCGACGGGCCCTGCCTGTTGTATCTGTTCAACCCCTTCGCAGCGCCTGTCGTGAAGCGTCTGATCGAAAGCATCCGCACCGAGTTCGCGACGCGGCCAGGGAAGCTCGACCTGATTTACTTCAATCCGGAGGCTGGCCATCTTCTGGATACCGACGAGGGCTTCGAATTGCGGTGGACGGGATCGATTCCGATGTCGGACGAGGATACTGCGGCCGACTATGTGGCCTCCGCTGACGACCTCTGTAGCTTCTACCGCTGGGTGGGAAGCCGACAGAATGGATGA